The Candidatus Eremiobacteraceae bacterium sequence ATGGGAGCATACGAATCGACGCAGGCGATCGTTCCCGAAATGGATGTCGGCCCGATCGCGCTGCACAATACCTACGTGGAATGCGTGCCGTTCACGCAGCAGCTCGGCTACGACACGAAAATCGTCGGACTGCTGGGATTCGATTTCATCGCGAATGCCGTGGTCAGCATCAACTACGACAACGGCAACGTGACGGCCGCCCCGCCAGACTCGTTTTCGCCGCCCGTCAACTCCATCGCGGTGCCCATCGCGCTCGACGACGGCGTGCCGTTCGTGCAGGTCCAGATCGGCGATTCGATCGGCACGCACTTCATCTTGGATACCGGCGCCGACATGATCGTGATCTTCTCAGAATTCGCCGCCGCGCATCCGCAGGATGTCGTGGATCAAGGTCTCGGAAAGAGTCTGAGCAAGTATCTACCGTTCGTCACCGCGGAAGGAGTGGGCGGCCAGATCCAGATGACGATGGACCAGCTCGCTTCCTATCATTTCGGATCCGTCAATTTCACCGACTTCCTCGCGTATCGTACCCAGAGCGGCTCCGCATTCGAGTCCGAAGATACCGACGGTTTGGTCGGATACGAAGTGCTTCAATATTTCACGGTGACGTTCGACTACAAAGACGGCATGATCTATCTGATCCCAGGCGAGGTGCTTCGTTCCCGGCAGGCCGCTCCAACGCCAACGCCGCATCCGAAGGCGAAAAAAGCCTAGGCTCACGATGAAGCCGGCGCCGTCGCTGCAGAAGGCCACGCCGCCACCGACGCCGCAACCTCAAGCGACGTGAAAAAAGACGGGATCTGCACTATTTACACGGACGGAGGCGCGCGCGGCAATCCGGGTCCGGCGGCGGGCGGCGGCGTTATCGTGGCATCTGATGGAACGGTGATCGCCGAAGTATCTGAGTTTCTCGGCGTCGCGACGAACAACGTCGCAGAATACCAAGCCCTCATCGCGACGTTGCAGCGAGCGCTTGAGGCCGGCTGCACGGACGTGGAGGTCTGCCTCGACTCCGAACTTGTCGTGCGCCAACTCAACGGCGAGTACCGCGTCAAGGACGCGAAGATGCGGCCGCTGCACGCGAGCGC is a genomic window containing:
- a CDS encoding ribonuclease HI family protein — translated: MKKDGICTIYTDGGARGNPGPAAGGGVIVASDGTVIAEVSEFLGVATNNVAEYQALIATLQRALEAGCTDVEVCLDSELVVRQLNGEYRVKDAKMRPLHASATSLLRKFASSRVRHIPREENKRADKLVNAVLDAHATAVREARVGL